The following nucleotide sequence is from uncultured Flavobacterium sp..
GAAATATGCAAAAATATGGTATTCCTGCAAGTATTATTCTAGCACAGGGAATTCTGGAATCTGGTGCAGGAAAAGGAGATTTGGCTTTAGATGCGAATAATCATTTTGGGATAAAATGTCATAATGACTGGCTTGGCGAAAGTGTTCGTCATGATGATGATGCAGAGCAGGAATGTTTTAGAAAATATGCAGAAGCATCCGAATCTTATAAAGATCACGCTTTGTTTTTGGTTGGAAAAAAGAGATATGCAAGTTTATTCACGTATGAAAAAGACGATTATAAAGCTTGGGCAAAAGGATTAAGGGCTTGCGGTTATGCAACTGATCCTAATTATCCGGATAAATTAATAAGTTATATTGAGCGTTATAATCTGCATCAGTACGATTGTCAGGTTACAGGCAGAAACTACAAACCTTTTGAGAAATCTGTTGCAGTTAAAAGTGCCTCAACTTCTAATACAACTTCAAATTCGAACTCAAGTTTAAACGATCCAAATTTATACGAAGTTCAAAAAGGAGATACTTTATATTCGATTTCGAAGAAATTCAACGTAATGGTTGAAGATTTAAAACAGAAAAACAACCTTTCAGATAATGCGCTTTCGATTGGGCAGAAGTTGAAAGTTAAGTAGTTTTTTAGTTGTGAATTGTGAATTAAAAGTTTTGAGTGATTTATTATTATGAAGAAGAAAATTTTGTGGGGAGTTTTTGCTTTTGCAGCAGTTTTAAGTATTAGACTTTTTTGCGGGGTGTATGTTCATGATAAATTTGCCGAAAGGCATTTTTTTATAAAATATCGCCCAACATGGAAATGGACATTTTATTCTCCTATTGGAATATCAAATAAGAAAATAGAAGAACTTAGTAAAGAAGATCAAATTGAACAAAAATATTTTAATGAGTTTATAATAGGTCAACGTATAATTTTATAATTAGATCTAAAATTGGGACTCAAAAATCTAAAATAAATAATGATATATAAAAGAAGTAGTCAGCTTTTTGCTGAAGCAGAAAAAGTAATTCCGGGAGGAGTAAATTCACCAGTTAGAGCGTTTAAAGCGGTTGGCGGAACTCCTATTTTTGTAAAAAGTGCCAAAGGTGCTTATTTGTATGACGAAGACGGGAATAAATTAATAGATTATATCAATTCTTGGGGACCAATGATTTTAGGTCATGCTTATCAGCCAGTTGTAGATGCAGTGATTGAAAAAGCAAAATTGGGAACTTCATTTGGAATGCCAACGGAATTAGAAACGGAGATTGCGGCTTTGGCGGTTTCAATGGTTCCGAATATTGATAAAATCAGATTTGTAAATTCAGGTACAGAAGCTTGTATGAGCGCGATTCGTCTGGCTCGCGGATTTACAAAAAGAGATAAAATAATAAAATTTGCAGGTTGCTATCACGGACATTCTGATTCGTTTTTGATTCAGGCGGGAAGTGGAGCCGTAACTTTTGGATCACCAAATAGTCCCGGAGTTACAGAAGGAACTGCAAAAGACACTTTGTTGGCAAAATACAATGATTTAGAGAATGTAAAGACTTTAATCGAAGCTAATAAAAACGAAATTGCTGCTATAATTATCGAACCGGTTGCCGGAAATATGGGATGTATTCCGCCTCAAAAAGGTTTCTTACAAGGTTTAAGAGATTTATGTACTGCAAACGGAATTTTATTAATTTTTGATGAGGTTATGACAGGTTTCCGTTTGGCTCGCGGCGGAGTTCAGGAATTGTTTAACATCGATGCTGATATTGTTACTTTCGGAAAAGTAATTGGTGGAGGTTTGCCGGTTGGAGCTTTTGCTGCACGTGCTGAAATCATGAATTATTTAGCACCGCTTGGTCCTGTTTATCAAGCAGGAACATTGTCCGGAAATCCGCTGGCAATGGCAGCAGGATTAGCAATGTTGCAATCATTAAATAATGATCGTGCAATTTTTGATCGTTTAGACGAAAAAACAGCTTATTTAGAAGCTGGAATAGATAGAGTTTTAAAAGCAAATAATGTTGTTTTTACTATCAATAGAGTAGGATCAATGATTTCTGTTCACTTTGATTCAAATCCGGTTGTTGATTTTCAAACAGCAGCAAAAGGAGATAACGAAACGTTTAAGAAATTCTTCCATGGTTTGTTGCAAGAAGGTGTTTATATTGCGCCATCGGCATATGAAACCTGGTTTATTACAGATGCATTAACTTATGAAGATTTAGATTTCACAATTAATGCAATTGATAAGGTTTCAAAAACATTCTAAAAAACAAAAAAGAGGCTCACGAGCCTCTTTTTTTATAAGATGAATTAGTTATTTGCTTTTTTGTATTCTTTCATTTTTTCTCTTGCTTTGTCTTTATTCTCTTCTTGAATTGCTTTCCATTTTGCGTATTGATCCGCATTTAAGATCGATTTCATTTTAGCATCATTTGCATATCTTTCAGCCATTACTTCTTTTTTGAATGCTTCTCTTTCTGCGGCAGTAGGTTTTACATCGCTGTCTTTTTTTGCCTGGCGTGCTTCTTTGAATTTCTCAGCTTTAGCACTTCTGTCGGCTAAAAATTGTTTAACCTGAGCTTGTTGATTAGCGTCCAGATTTAATTCAGAAGTAAGTTTCTTCAACTGTTTTTCATTATGCTGTTCCGGAGTTAATTTTTCTCTTGGTTCGCGAGTTGATTTTTGATCCGTTTGTTGTGCGAAACTCGCCAGCCCAATGAATAACAAAGCTGCAATAAATAATTTTTTCATGATGTAAGTTTTTTAATTGTTATAGATGTTAGACTTTATCAAATTGAATAGGTTTAATCTGATAATCAGAATTATAATTTATTTAACAAAACGAAAAAGTGTTTGATGAATTGTATTTTGATCTTTAATAAGCTTTTAATTGCTGTAATTGTGTCTTTATTTATTGTGCTTTTAAACTTAAATTTGTTAGAATAAAATAAATTAAGAGAATACAATTATATTAAAATATGAAGGAATTGTTTAATAAGAAAAATAAAAATCGAGTTCTTAAAGCCGTAAATGGTGAAATGTCTTATCGCAAATTAACTGCTGCCGAATTACATCAATTTGTTCAGCATTGGAATTATGATGACGGAATTGAACCTTTTAAATGGATTATCAAACAAAAGTATCTTGATAAAGGAACGGCGCTTTGTTTATATTGGATGTTGCAACCGGATTATTTCTGTAAATTCAAAAACGAAGACGAAATAAAAGAGGATATTAATTACGAGACATATTTGCTAGTAAAAGAAATCGAAAAAAAATATGTTTCCGGTTTTTATGGAGATGAAAATTTTTCTTTTGATCCGAAAGAAGAGTTTCCGGATGAATATTCTAATACCAATTGTGTTCCTGCAGAAATGTTGGTGAAATCACCGGGAGATGTTTTTGAACGACAAGATATTGAATTTGCTTTTTTAAGAAAGCCCAATGAAAAAGAATTAAAAACAATCAATACCAAAATTGCCGATGCTGTAAAAATCATTCAGATTTCGAATCCTGATTTTCTTTATAATCAAACAGATTTGGTAATAAAAGCCATAATTGAAAGTGTTGAATATTGGAAAGGAAAAGAATTAGGAAAAATAAAAATCAAAAATCTGTCTTATTTGTGGATGGATTCTGTTCATAAAAAACACAATTGGGATTGGATTATTTGGGATTGGGAAACGGGAAATAATATTGGAGTTACAAATGCAACGAAAGAATTAACCTGTCTTGCAGATACAATCATAAACCATACAATTGATGGATTTCAGCAATCGGCTATAATTTCAGATTTGTATAAAAATCTGGAAGGTGTAAATAGTTTCTATGACTTAAAAAAAGATCCGTACAGCGGAATTGGTTTACTTTTTAGTACAGATCATTTAAAATTTAGGGAATAAAAAAGGTGTTTTAATAAAAGGGTTCTATTAGGAATTCTTTTTTTAGGATCAGAAATTCACTTCAAAATTAATTGCGTAATTTAGTAAAACAAGAAGTAAAGAACCCAAAAAAACAAGTTATTATGAGTTTAAATGTCGCATCAAACAATAATAAAATTGCCTTTTTTTCAACACAGCCTTACGATAAAACTTTCTTTAATAAATACAATGCCGATTTTGGTTTTGAGTTAGATTTTTTTGAAACACAACTAAATCCGCAGACTGTTATTTTAATAGAAAATACCTCTATTGTCTGCGTTTTTGTAAACGATATTGTCAATGGAGCTGTTATCAAACAATTGGCAGAAAAGGGAGTGAAGATTATTGCATTGCGTTGTGCTGGTTTTAATAACGTCGATTTAGAAGCTGCAAAAAAGTACAATATAAAGGTCTGCCGCGTTCCCGCATATTCGCCTCAGGCAGTTGCAGAACATGCAATGGCAATGATTTTAACTTTAAACAGAAAAACACATAAAGCTTATAACAGAGTTCGGGAACAAAACTTTTCTTTGAACGGATTATTAGGTTTCGATTTATTTGGAAAAACAATCGGGATCATTGGAACGGGAAATATAGGAAAAACTTTTGCTAAAATTGCTTTAGGTTTTGGATGTAAAGTTCTGGCGTATGATATTGTTACGAATGCCGAAATGGAAAAAGACGGAGTACAATTTGTTTCTCTTGAAGAAATCTTTAAATCGAGTGATATTATATCGCTTCATTGCCCTTTAAACGAGCAAACCAAACATATTATTAATAGCAAGTCTATCGATGAGATGAAAGACAGTGTGATGATTATCAACACAAGTCGTGGCGGATTAATAGAAACAGCTTCAGTTATCGAAGGTCTTAAAGAAGGGAAAATTGGTTATCTTGGAATCGATGTTTACGAGCAGGAAGAAAAACTATTTTTCAGAGATCTTTCGGCTGATATCATTCAAGATGATGCGATTCAGCGTTTAATGAGTTTTCCAAATGTTTTAGTAACAGCACATCAGGCCTTTTTTACCAATGAAGCCTTAACACAAATTGCTTTGGTAACTTTTAATAATATAAAGTCTTTAATAGCTCAAAATGATATTGAGAATAAAGCAGCTTTGTTGGTTTAAATGGAACAAAATACAAAACCCGACAGGTTTTTAAAACCTGTCGGGTTTGAATATTATAAAATCAAATTGGAATTTGTAATTTCCAAAATTGGAATTTTAAAAAATTACTCCACCAATTCCACAGTTTTAAACTCGCCTTCAACGACAACTTTAGTCAAACCGTGTTTCGATAAGTTTTTCATAGACACATCCCATTTTTTACCGCTTAAAGCAGAAGTAACTTTTAGTTGCCCTAATTCCATTTTATTTTCGTTTCCTTTCAATAAAGTAATGATTACTTTTTCTTCGTCAGAAAGTTCAATCTGAGATTGTTTTTTCTCCGGACGCATTTGTGGGAACAATAAAACTTCCTGAATTGATGCGTTATTTGTTAAATACATAATCAAACGATCCATTCCAATTCCCATTCCAGAAGTTGGAGGCATACCGTATTCAAGCGCTCTTAAGAAATCCTCATCGATGATTCCATTAGCTTCATCATCACCTTTTGCAGCCAAACGCATTTGATCTTCAAAACGTTCACGCTGATCAATTGGGTCATTTAATTCAGAGTATGCATTAGCAATTTCTTTACCACAAACCATCAATTCAAAACGCTCAGTAAGTTCAGGATTATCGCGGTGTTCTTTACAAAGAGGCGACATTTCTTTAGGATAATCAGTAATGAAAGTTGGCTGAATATAATTTCCTTCACATTTAGCTCCAAAAATTTCATCGATCAATTTTCCTTTACCCATTGTTTTATCAACTTCGATTCCCATTCCTCTTGCGGCTTCAAACAATTCTTCTTCAGTTTTTCCTGAGATATCAAAACCAGTAAAATGTTTGATAGAATCTGTCATTGTAACACGAGCATACGGCGCTTTAAAGTTAATTTGGTGTTCACCAAAAGTCACTTCGCTAGTTCCGTTTACAGCAATTGCACAATGCTCAAGCAAACCTTCAGCAAATTCCATCATCCAGTTGTAGTCTTTATAGGCTACATATATTTCCATTGCTGTAAATTCAGGATTATGCGTTCTGTCCATTCCTTCGTTACGGAAGTTTCTTGAGAACTCATAAACACCTTCAAAACCACCAACAATTAATCTCTTTAAGTATAATTCGTTTGCAATACGCATATAAAGCGGAATATCAAGCGAATTATGGTGCGTGATAAAAGGTCTTGCCGAAGCACCACCAGGAATCGATTGTAAAACCGGTGTGTCAACTTCAAGATATCCGGCATCGTTAAAATAACCACGCATCGCGCTGAACAACTTTGTACGTTTAATAAAAGTTTCTTTAACATGCTGATTCACTGTTAAATCTACATAACGCATTCTGTAACGCAATTCGGCATCATTAAAAGCATCGTGTATTTTTCCGTCTTCATCCACTTTTGGTAACGGAAGAGGGCGTAACGTTTTACTCAAGAAAGTAAAACCGCTCACACGAATACATTTTGCACCAACTTGTGTCGTAAACAATTCACCTTCGATACCAATAAAGTCACCTAAATCAGTTAATTTTTTAAAAACCGTGTTGTATAATGTTTTATCATCACCTTCACACAAAACATCGCGATTCACGTACAATTGTATACGTCCTTCGCTATCCTGCAATTCAGCAAAACAAGCTTTTCCCTGATCTCTCACACTCATCAAACGTCCGGCAACGATAACCTTTTTACCTTCTTCAAAAGACTCCTTAATTTGCTTCGAAGTATGATTTACAGGAAAAAGATTAGCTGGATAAGGATTGATTCCTAAGTTGCGTAAGTTTTGAAGTTTTTCTCTTCTAATGATTTCTTGTTCTGATAATGCCATTTTGTGCTCTTTTTTAAGTGTGCAAAGATAAAGAAAAGAATGTAGATTTCAGAATGCAGTTTTTAGATTTTTTGAAGCAGTATTTTTTGGTTTTCAATCCCTTTAGTCCCGCTATTCATTTCAATCTTTTGTGCCGAACACCGGCACAAAAGGATTTCCATTTCTATCGGGGCTAGATTAGAAATTTTAGTTTTCAAAAGACCTTTTAGTTGGAGTGTTTTGTCTTTGCGAGGAACGAAGCAATCACGCTTGCAATAATTAAATTATGAGATATTCGACATGAGATTGCTTCGTTCCTCGCAAAGACAAGATTGGGTTCCGATTGCGAATGATGGATTAAAATCCATCCCTACAATATATTTTGTTCCTACGGAACTCCTCTAAAAAATTCCGGAAGAATGATTCATATTGTAGTAACGGATTTTAATCCGTTGAAAACAAATGCATGCGATTCCTCGTTCGCAAAGACAATATTGTGGTAAAAACTATTTCTATAAAAAATTAAATAAAAACCTCAGTATCTTAGCCTCTCAGAACCTCAGAACCTTTCAAAAAAAATGCCATTATCAGTTCTGATAAAAAAGCATTGACTTTAGAATTTCAACTTTCAGATTGTTTGCAAGATCCTGAAATGACAAGTCTGGAAGTGGTTTTAGAGTAAGTTTATGGACCACGGATTTGACGGATTTAAACAGGTTATACACTGATTTTTTATTTATGATGGGAATATCTTTGTCAAAGTTTAAAACTTTGACAAAGATAAACCTAAATACCTGCGTTAAACCCGTTTAAATCCGTCAAATCCGTGGGCAATTTTTCGCATAAACGATTAAACAAATCAACAATTAACCAATTAAAATAGAGTTCGTATATTTGATAAAAAATTAACCATATGAAATTATATAAACTACTTAGTTTTTCTTTTTTATTAGCAACATTAACAAGTTGCACATTTACTGAAAACATGTACATAAGTGACAATGGAACCGGTAAATTTTCTGTTGATATGGATGGTTCTGCGCTGATGGCAATGGCTGGAGATCAAGTAGGGAGTCAAATGGGAGCGGATGCCAAGAAAAATATTGATACCACTTTTACCTTTAAGCAACTATTTGAACAGAAAAAAGACAGTATCGCAAAACTATCACCGGAGACTCAGAAAGAGCTTAAAAAACTGGAAAATTTTGTAGTAAACACTAAGATGAATGCAGAGAAAAAAGAGTTTTTAATGACACTTTTTACTGATTTTAAAAGCGTAAATGAACTACAGGATATATTACAAACGGCAAGTGCACTTCAAAAATTAGAAGGAGCAAGCGGAGCCACTTCAGCTGCATTTGGAGGAGGTTTAGGAGATAATAAAAGCAAATTAAGTTATACTTACGACGGAAAGAAATTTACGCGCAAAGCCGTAATAGACAAACAACTTATCGAAAAAGTAAAAGATTCTGCAGCAGATATGTCTAAGATGATTTTTGCTTCGTCAAACTATATTGTAAAATATCATTTTCCTAAAAAAATCAAGAAAGTATCAAACCCAAATGCTTTGTTTAGCGAAGATCGCAAATCAATTACAATTCAATACCCTTTCACGGATTATATGGAGAATCCTGACAAACTC
It contains:
- a CDS encoding glucosaminidase domain-containing protein; this encodes MVKKIITFLILATLVSCSSSKPTIATTKKAAAVQKPRVATTKKPTYSKPIGKNYPSTNNTTEVIQSTSKTVVTSDLVNNYVLQFKDIAMGNMQKYGIPASIILAQGILESGAGKGDLALDANNHFGIKCHNDWLGESVRHDDDAEQECFRKYAEASESYKDHALFLVGKKRYASLFTYEKDDYKAWAKGLRACGYATDPNYPDKLISYIERYNLHQYDCQVTGRNYKPFEKSVAVKSASTSNTTSNSNSSLNDPNLYEVQKGDTLYSISKKFNVMVEDLKQKNNLSDNALSIGQKLKVK
- the hemL gene encoding glutamate-1-semialdehyde 2,1-aminomutase; this translates as MIYKRSSQLFAEAEKVIPGGVNSPVRAFKAVGGTPIFVKSAKGAYLYDEDGNKLIDYINSWGPMILGHAYQPVVDAVIEKAKLGTSFGMPTELETEIAALAVSMVPNIDKIRFVNSGTEACMSAIRLARGFTKRDKIIKFAGCYHGHSDSFLIQAGSGAVTFGSPNSPGVTEGTAKDTLLAKYNDLENVKTLIEANKNEIAAIIIEPVAGNMGCIPPQKGFLQGLRDLCTANGILLIFDEVMTGFRLARGGVQELFNIDADIVTFGKVIGGGLPVGAFAARAEIMNYLAPLGPVYQAGTLSGNPLAMAAGLAMLQSLNNDRAIFDRLDEKTAYLEAGIDRVLKANNVVFTINRVGSMISVHFDSNPVVDFQTAAKGDNETFKKFFHGLLQEGVYIAPSAYETWFITDALTYEDLDFTINAIDKVSKTF
- a CDS encoding DUF4274 domain-containing protein, coding for MKELFNKKNKNRVLKAVNGEMSYRKLTAAELHQFVQHWNYDDGIEPFKWIIKQKYLDKGTALCLYWMLQPDYFCKFKNEDEIKEDINYETYLLVKEIEKKYVSGFYGDENFSFDPKEEFPDEYSNTNCVPAEMLVKSPGDVFERQDIEFAFLRKPNEKELKTINTKIADAVKIIQISNPDFLYNQTDLVIKAIIESVEYWKGKELGKIKIKNLSYLWMDSVHKKHNWDWIIWDWETGNNIGVTNATKELTCLADTIINHTIDGFQQSAIISDLYKNLEGVNSFYDLKKDPYSGIGLLFSTDHLKFRE
- a CDS encoding 2-hydroxyacid dehydrogenase; translation: MSLNVASNNNKIAFFSTQPYDKTFFNKYNADFGFELDFFETQLNPQTVILIENTSIVCVFVNDIVNGAVIKQLAEKGVKIIALRCAGFNNVDLEAAKKYNIKVCRVPAYSPQAVAEHAMAMILTLNRKTHKAYNRVREQNFSLNGLLGFDLFGKTIGIIGTGNIGKTFAKIALGFGCKVLAYDIVTNAEMEKDGVQFVSLEEIFKSSDIISLHCPLNEQTKHIINSKSIDEMKDSVMIINTSRGGLIETASVIEGLKEGKIGYLGIDVYEQEEKLFFRDLSADIIQDDAIQRLMSFPNVLVTAHQAFFTNEALTQIALVTFNNIKSLIAQNDIENKAALLV
- the lysS gene encoding lysine--tRNA ligase, with the protein product MALSEQEIIRREKLQNLRNLGINPYPANLFPVNHTSKQIKESFEEGKKVIVAGRLMSVRDQGKACFAELQDSEGRIQLYVNRDVLCEGDDKTLYNTVFKKLTDLGDFIGIEGELFTTQVGAKCIRVSGFTFLSKTLRPLPLPKVDEDGKIHDAFNDAELRYRMRYVDLTVNQHVKETFIKRTKLFSAMRGYFNDAGYLEVDTPVLQSIPGGASARPFITHHNSLDIPLYMRIANELYLKRLIVGGFEGVYEFSRNFRNEGMDRTHNPEFTAMEIYVAYKDYNWMMEFAEGLLEHCAIAVNGTSEVTFGEHQINFKAPYARVTMTDSIKHFTGFDISGKTEEELFEAARGMGIEVDKTMGKGKLIDEIFGAKCEGNYIQPTFITDYPKEMSPLCKEHRDNPELTERFELMVCGKEIANAYSELNDPIDQRERFEDQMRLAAKGDDEANGIIDEDFLRALEYGMPPTSGMGIGMDRLIMYLTNNASIQEVLLFPQMRPEKKQSQIELSDEEKVIITLLKGNENKMELGQLKVTSALSGKKWDVSMKNLSKHGLTKVVVEGEFKTVELVE